The genomic segment TTGACGCGTCCGGCCCCGGCGGGCCGGACGCATCGGGATCAGCGGTTCTGCAGGCCCTTGACGTTGTTGCCGAAGGACCAGCCCTTCGAGCCGTCCCAGTTGATGGACCACGTCATGAGGCCCTTGAGCGAGCCGTTGAACGTGTTCCACGCCTGGCTGACCTGGCTGGGCGCCATGTAGCCGCCGCCCGCGCCGGGCTGCGCCGGCAGGCCGGGCACCTGCTTGTCGTACGGCACCTTGATCGTGGTGCCCTGGATGGTCAGGCCGTTGTTGAGGCAGGTGGTCTGAGCGGCGAAGCCCTCCACGGTGCCGGCCTGGTACGAGTCGCCCGAGCAGCCGTACATGCTGCCGTTGTAGTACTGCATGTTGAGCCACCACAGCCGGCCGTTGTCCACGTACTTCTTCACGATCGGCAGGTACGAGCCCCAGATGGACCCGTAGGTGACGCTGCCGCCGGTGACGTACGCGGTCTCGGGCGCCATCGTCAGACCGAAGCCCGCCGGCATCTTGGCGAGCACG from the Streptomyces sp. AM 4-1-1 genome contains:
- a CDS encoding chitinase, which gives rise to MLQGYWENWDGASNGVHPGMGWVPITDSRIAQHGYNVINAAFPVILSDGTVLWEDGMDAGVKVSTPAEMCEAKAKGATLLMSIGGATAGIDLSSSKVADRFVETVVPILKKYNFDGIDIDIETGLSGSGNINTLSASQSNLIRIIDGVLAKMPAGFGLTMAPETAYVTGGSVTYGSIWGSYLPIVKKYVDNGRLWWLNMQYYNGSMYGCSGDSYQAGTVEGFAAQTTCLNNGLTIQGTTIKVPYDKQVPGLPAQPGAGGGYMAPSQVSQAWNTFNGSLKGLMTWSINWDGSKGWSFGNNVKGLQNR